In Scylla paramamosain isolate STU-SP2022 chromosome 29, ASM3559412v1, whole genome shotgun sequence, a genomic segment contains:
- the LOC135115701 gene encoding pro-resilin-like codes for MNAKIAILLALVAVVAADSDEFRGYGAPRRSSEESYESSEAQYNFQWSVDHDPSSNEYGHQEARDGDNTKGSYYVELPDGRVQNVAYQVNGGSGYLADVTYTGSAESFESDESNESFRYYGSN; via the exons ATGAACGCCAAG ATCGCCATCCTCCTCGCCCTCGTGGCCGTGGTCGCCGCCGACAGCGACGAGTTCAGAGGCTACGGCGCGCCCAGG AGGTCCTCCGAGGAGTCCTACGAGTCCTCCGAGGCCCAGTACAACTTCCAGTGGTCCGTGGACCACGACCCCTCCAGCAACGAGTACGGCCACCAGGAGGCCCGCGACGGTGACAACACCAAGGGCTCCTACTACGTGGAGCTTCCCGACGGTCGCGTCCAGAACGTTGCTTACCAGGTCAACGGCGGCTCCGGCTACCTCGCCGACGTCACCTACACCGGCTCCGCTGAGTCCTTCGAGTCCGACGAGTCCAACGAGTCCTTCCGTTACTACGGATCCAACTAG
- the LOC135115700 gene encoding cuticle protein 19.8-like, with amino-acid sequence MMQPRQKLDLGARCCRYILQAADGSITVSFCIDSTLTMNAKIAILLALVAVVAADSDEFRGYGAPRRSSEESYESSEAQYNFQWSVDHDPSSNEYGHQEARDGDNTKGSYYVELPDGRVQNVAYQVNGGSGYLADVTYTGSAESFESDESNESFRYYGSNESK; translated from the exons ATGATGCAGCCGCGGCAAAAACTCGATCTAGGTGCTCGTTGCTGCCGGTATATATTGCAGGCAGCGGACGGGAGCATCACAGTCAGCTTCTGCATCGACTCCACACTCACCATGAACGCTAAG ATCGCCATCCTCCTCGCCCTCGTGGCCGTGGTCGCCGCCGACAGCGACGAGTTCAGAGGCTACGGCGCGCCCAGG AGGTCCTCCGAGGAGTCCTACGAGTCCTCCGAGGCCCAGTACAACTTCCAGTGGTCCGTGGACCACGACCCCTCCAGCAACGAGTACGGCCACCAGGAGGCCCGCGACGGTGACAACACCAAGGGCTCCTACTACGTGGAGCTTCCCGACGGTCGCGTCCAGAACGTTGCTTACCAGGTCAACGGCGGCTCCGGCTACCTCGCCGACGTCACCTACACCGGCTCCGCTGAGTCCTTCGAGTCCGACGAGTCCAACGAGTCCTTCCGTTACTACGGATCCAACGAGTCCAAGTAA
- the LOC135115702 gene encoding cuticle protein 19.8-like gives MKAQQKLDLGARRCLYILQAKHDRITVSFCIDSTLTMNAKIAILLALVAVVAADSDEFRGYGAPRRSSEESYESSEAQYNFQWSVDHDPSSNEYGHQEARDGDNTKGSYYVELPDGRVQNVAYQVNGGSGYLADVTYTGSAESFESDESNESFRYYGSNESK, from the exons ATGAAGGCGCAACAAAAACTCGATCTAGGTGCTCGCCGCTGCCTGTATATATTGCAGGCGAAGCACGACAGAATCACAGTCAGCTTCTGCATCGACTCCACACTCACCATGAACGCCAAG ATCGCCATCCTCCTCGCCCTCGTGGCCGTGGTCGCCGCCGACAGCGACGAGTTCAGAGGCTACGGCGCGCCCAGG AGGTCCTCCGAGGAGTCCTACGAGTCCTCCGAGGCCCAGTACAACTTCCAGTGGTCCGTGGACCACGACCCCTCCAGCAACGAGTACGGCCACCAGGAGGCCCGCGACGGTGACAACACCAAGGGCTCCTACTACGTGGAGCTTCCCGACGGTCGCGTCCAGAACGTTGCTTACCAGGTCAACGGCGGCTCCGGCTACCTCGCCGACGTCACCTACACCGGCTCCGCTGAGTCCTTCGAGTCCGACGAGTCCAACGAGTCCTTCCGTTACTACGGATCCAACGAGTCCAAGTAA